A single genomic interval of Daucus carota subsp. sativus chromosome 1, DH1 v3.0, whole genome shotgun sequence harbors:
- the LOC108196735 gene encoding F-box protein At5g07610, which translates to MKPLCESVEKVISNDDLLTLILLRVPARSLLQLKCVSKHWLSLISARLFSILRNAIPLRASALFLQLPPSFYGVPCEINFVPLDDTTCIASSPFRNLTFANDPGNISRIRIVQSCGGLLLCSSCPFCTSISEFTLYVYNPTTNYLVTLPKHWPAYYTSIFAFDPSKSPHFKVFVCASPPELSTDQGRFQIYSSETGSWKASGHAFNFTSRADKLAWRNGVYFNGCIHWIGKLEYGCSYFNLDEERLHTMPRPPVGQIFDVGVSENHLHVIEVHSHDYTVQVFEMKNDYSGWIVKYKIDLSLVCQVFPEMTRSRHLFKILSLVRREICREDSFLVFKIPGKVIRYNLVDKSFKPIWDIPASDPLTRPRGDYKAYQYFESLSYV; encoded by the coding sequence ATGAAACCCCTGTGTGAATCTGTAGAAAAGGTGATTTCAAATGATGATCTTTTAACTCTGATTCTGTTAAGAGTCCCAGCAAGATCACTTTTGCAGTTGAAATGTGTGTCAAAACATTGGCTTTCTCTTATCAGTGCTCGTCTATTTTCGATCCTCCGTAATGCTATTCCTCTCCGGGCCTCTGCATTGTTCCTTCAGCTCCCCCCTTCCTTTTATGGTGTACCTTGTGAGATCAATTTTGTTCCGTTAGACGATACCACCTGCATTGCTAGTTCCCCCTTTAGAAACCTCACTTTTGCAAATGATCCGGGGAATATTTCAAGAATACGTATTGTGCAGTCTTGTGGCGGGCTATTGTTATGTTCTTCTTGCCCATTTTGTACCTCAATTTCGGAATTTACACTATACGTTTACAATCCGACTACCAATTACTTAGTTACTCTTCCTAAACATTGGCCTGCTTATTATACAAGTATTTTTGCTTTTGATCCATCAAAGTCACCTCATTTCAAAGTTTTTGTCTGCGCTTCACCACCTGAATTGTCTACTGATCAGGGACGGTTTCAGATTTACTCCTCTGAAACGGGGTCTTGGAAGGCCTCTGGCCACGCTTTTAATTTTACATCCAGGGCTGATAAACTTGCTTGGAGAAATGGTGTCTATTTTAATGGGTGCATCCACTGGATAGGTAAATTGGAATATGGTTGTTCCTATTTTAATTTGGATGAAGAAAGGCTACACACAATGCCAAGACCTCCCGTTGGTCAGATTTTCGATGTTGGAGTTTCTGAAAACCATTTGCATGTTATTGAGGTTCATTCTCATGATTATACCGTCCAAGTGTTTGAGATGAAGAATGATTACTCGGGCTGGATTGTTAAGTACAAGATTGATCTTTCTTTGGTCTGTCAAGTCTTTCCAGAGATGACCCGTAGTcgtcatttatttaaaattctctCACTTGTTAGAAGAGAAATCTGCAGGGAGGATTCTTTTTTGGTATTTAAGATACCTGGTAAGGTTATACGTTATAATCTTGTGGATAAAAGTTTCAAACCGATATGGGATATTCCTGCATCTGATCCTCTGACGAGACCTCGCGGAGATTATAAAGCTTATCAGTACTTTGAATCTCTCTCATATGTGTAA